The DNA window GCTGGCTGAACGTGTGGCGCATGTATCTGCAAATTGCGGTATTGCAGCATACTCCGGCGGCCGATGAGCTGTATCTCTCTTATCTGGCGGTGGCGGAGAGTCAGCGCGGTAAAGGGGTAGGCAAGCGACTGCTGCAGTGGATGAACGATTATGCCGCCGGACCGGGCGCGGGCCGGCGTCTGAGTTTGCACGTCAGCCGGCGCAACGTCGATGCGCAGCGTTTGTATCAGCGCTGCGGTTTTCAGGTGCGGCGTGAAGAGCACTACGCTTCGCTGGGGCTGCTGTTCGGCCAGGCCGACTGGGTATTGATGGAGAGACGCTGCGGGGAGGCGAGGTGCGAAAAATAGGGCTGTTCATCGTGGCGCTGCTCCTGGCGGCGCTTGGCTGGATAATTTACGTCAATGATTTTCGCTTCGTCACCGAGCCTGTGGCGGTGACCGCCGGCGGCAATCGGTTGACCGGCACGCTGGTGTTGCCGCAGCATGCGCCAGTCAAACCCGGCGTCGTGGTGTTCGTGCACGGTGATGGGCCGGCCAACGCCAGCCGCGACGAAGGTTACTACGCCATTTGGGAGACGATGGCGCAGCAGGGCTACGCGGTTTTATCCTTCGATAAGCCGGGCGTTGGCGGTTCCGGCGGCAACTGGCTGCATCAGACCATGGCGGATCGCGCGCGGGAAACTGCCGATATCATCGATTGGGCCCGGCGGGACGGGCGTTTCGATGCGCGCTGCGTGGGGCTGTGGGGCGCCAGCCAGGCGGGTTGGGTGATGCCGGAGGTGGCGCGCTTGCGGCCTGACATTGCTTTCACGCTTGCGCTCTCGCCGGCGATCAACTGGCTGCGGCAGGGGCGTTATAACACCCGGGCGGCGATGGCGGCGGCAGGGGATGATGAGGCGCTGATCCAGGCGCGCGAGGCGCACTGGCGCCATATCCAAACGCTGCTCGAACAGCCGGACGGCTACGCGCAGTACCGCCGTGACCATGACGGCGGCGCCCCATTGAGCGCCGACCGCTGGCGCTTTATTCGTGCCAACATGGCCAGCGACGCGACGGCGGGACTGCGCTATTTCAACACGCCGGTGCACCTGATTCTGGGCGGCCGTGACGTCAACGTGGACGCGGACGAAACCGAGCGGGTGTACCGGCAGAGGATCCCCGCCTCGCTGCTGACGGTGACGCGCATCGACGAGGCCGATCACGTGATGGTCAAGCCGCTGTTCGCCCGCCATCCGTGGCTGATCAACGCGGTTGGCCTGTTTGCCCCGCGCTCGGTGCAATACGATGCCTACCGGCAGGACGTGGCGGCCTT is part of the Serratia surfactantfaciens genome and encodes:
- a CDS encoding GNAT family N-acetyltransferase; protein product: MLHIEPYRDADRLQTAALIYAAFCDKFQRARRLSARRQWRLFYRLWSWKQSGSRERSFVVKQDEQVVAAFALNAAAAEGDAGPRPRALPIWRLCRCYGWLNVWRMYLQIAVLQHTPAADELYLSYLAVAESQRGKGVGKRLLQWMNDYAAGPGAGRRLSLHVSRRNVDAQRLYQRCGFQVRREEHYASLGLLFGQADWVLMERRCGEARCEK
- a CDS encoding alpha/beta hydrolase family protein; translated protein: MRKIGLFIVALLLAALGWIIYVNDFRFVTEPVAVTAGGNRLTGTLVLPQHAPVKPGVVVFVHGDGPANASRDEGYYAIWETMAQQGYAVLSFDKPGVGGSGGNWLHQTMADRARETADIIDWARRDGRFDARCVGLWGASQAGWVMPEVARLRPDIAFTLALSPAINWLRQGRYNTRAAMAAAGDDEALIQAREAHWRHIQTLLEQPDGYAQYRRDHDGGAPLSADRWRFIRANMASDATAGLRYFNTPVHLILGGRDVNVDADETERVYRQRIPASLLTVTRIDEADHVMVKPLFARHPWLINAVGLFAPRSVQYDAYRQDVAAFLAAQPCGRGR